One Sanguibacter keddieii DSM 10542 genomic window carries:
- a CDS encoding methyl-accepting chemotaxis protein, with protein MSDTHRRPPTRRIHDLSVRTKVLGAVTTATTVALAVGILGLQALASSAATTENLYEENVLGVVYAGDMDLAMNDMRLRSRDAILALDEAGVRDRLAELDDAQATFDAAEHLYANTPLDAAREQTLADLNDTVDQYLQVQREVMAPLALADDVRGWMEANDEQSRPLTTAMNEQISSLVETERALAATAVEDSETHYAQQRTVSVVVLVLGAVLALALGWFVARRISRDAAAVQEVAEHLADGDLTRSSGLTSRDEMGRMGAALDVATGRLAEVMGTVVRSADAVAAASEELSASSQQMAAGAEETSVQAGVVSAAAVQVSGNIQTVAAGAEEMGASIREISQSAGDAARVAGEAVTAAGSATGSVAALGTSSQQIGEVVRVITTIAEQTNLLALNATIEAARAGEAGKGFAVVASEVKELAQETARATESIGRLVETIQSDTAGAVGAIEHISGVIASINDYQLTIASAVEEQTATTTEMSRNVGDAATGAGEIAANITGVSDAAVSTTQALSQTTAAVAELAHMAADLRRSVAAFTY; from the coding sequence ATGAGCGACACCCACCGCAGACCACCCACCCGCAGGATCCACGACCTCAGCGTCCGCACCAAGGTCCTCGGCGCCGTGACCACCGCGACCACCGTCGCCCTCGCCGTCGGGATCCTCGGCCTCCAGGCCCTCGCGTCGTCGGCCGCCACGACCGAGAACCTCTACGAGGAGAACGTCCTCGGCGTCGTCTACGCCGGCGACATGGACCTCGCCATGAACGACATGCGCCTGCGGTCGCGCGACGCCATCCTCGCCCTCGACGAGGCGGGCGTCCGCGACAGGCTCGCCGAGCTCGACGACGCCCAGGCCACGTTCGACGCCGCCGAGCACCTCTACGCCAACACCCCGCTCGACGCGGCACGCGAGCAGACCCTCGCGGACCTCAACGACACCGTCGACCAGTACCTGCAGGTGCAGCGCGAGGTCATGGCACCGCTCGCGCTCGCGGACGACGTCCGTGGGTGGATGGAGGCCAACGACGAGCAGTCGCGACCGCTCACCACCGCCATGAACGAGCAGATCTCGTCCCTCGTCGAGACGGAGCGCGCCCTCGCCGCCACGGCGGTCGAGGACTCCGAGACCCACTACGCCCAGCAGCGGACGGTGTCGGTCGTCGTGCTGGTGCTCGGCGCGGTCCTCGCGCTCGCCCTCGGGTGGTTCGTCGCACGCCGCATCTCCCGCGACGCGGCGGCCGTGCAGGAGGTCGCCGAGCACCTCGCCGACGGTGACCTCACCAGGTCGTCGGGGCTGACGTCGCGGGACGAGATGGGGCGCATGGGCGCTGCGCTCGACGTCGCGACCGGACGGCTCGCCGAGGTGATGGGCACCGTCGTGCGGTCGGCGGACGCGGTCGCGGCGGCGTCGGAAGAGCTGTCCGCCAGCTCGCAGCAGATGGCGGCCGGGGCCGAGGAGACCTCGGTGCAGGCGGGTGTCGTGTCCGCAGCGGCGGTCCAGGTGTCCGGGAACATCCAGACGGTGGCGGCGGGTGCCGAGGAGATGGGCGCCTCGATCCGGGAGATCTCGCAGTCGGCCGGAGACGCGGCGCGCGTGGCCGGCGAGGCCGTGACCGCGGCCGGGTCGGCGACCGGGTCCGTCGCGGCGCTGGGGACGTCGTCGCAGCAGATCGGCGAGGTGGTGCGGGTGATCACGACGATCGCCGAGCAGACGAACCTGCTGGCGCTCAACGCGACCATCGAGGCCGCTCGCGCCGGCGAGGCGGGCAAGGGCTTCGCGGTGGTCGCCTCCGAGGTGAAGGAGCTGGCGCAGGAGACGGCGCGGGCCACGGAGTCGATCGGCCGGCTGGTGGAGACCATCCAGTCGGACACCGCAGGCGCGGTGGGTGCGATCGAGCACATCTCCGGCGTGATCGCCTCGATCAACGACTACCAGCTGACGATCGCCTCGGCGGTCGAGGAGCAGACGGCCACGACCACGGAGATGAGCCGGAACGTGGGCGACGCGGCCACCGGGGCGGGGGAGATCGCCGCGAACATCACGGGTGTCTCGGACGCGGCGGTGTCCACGACTCAGGCGCTGTCGCAGACGACGGCGGCGGTCGCGGAGCTGGCGCACATGGCCGCAGACCTCCGCCGGTCGGTGGCTGCCTTCACGTACTGA
- the mtr gene encoding mycothione reductase — MTATEPGTDRDLDADLDADAHYDLIVLGAGSGNSLPGPELDGWSVAIVEEGRFGGTCLNVGCIPSKMFVYTADVARATEHAGRLGLDAAVHGVDWPGIVSRVFDQRIDPFAAGGEAYRRGPQTPNIDVYDQHAVFVGERTLRTGQGTHQKIISADQVVVAAGSRPVVPQVIADSGVHFHTNEDIMRLPTLPRSLVILGGGYIAMELGHVFEALGTAVTIVARSSLLRTLDADLHEPFNRMAAERFTVLAGRGVVGADQDADGVTLRLDDGSAVTAEALLVATGRTPNADLLDLAAAGIATTDDGRVDVDPNGRSTSAPGVWALGDVSSPFMLKHVANAEMRAVRHNLLHPEDLRRMPHENVPSAVFTDPQVATVGMTEQQARDAGHDVATSLQRYGDVAYGWAMEDTTGLVKLVADRTTGRLLGAHYMGPQASTLIQQMITVMAFDLDVREVADRQYWIHPALPEVTENALLGLDLT; from the coding sequence GTGACCGCCACCGAGCCCGGCACCGACCGCGACCTCGACGCCGACCTCGACGCCGACGCCCACTACGACCTCATCGTCCTGGGCGCGGGCTCCGGCAACTCGCTGCCGGGCCCGGAGCTCGACGGCTGGTCCGTCGCGATCGTCGAGGAGGGCCGCTTCGGCGGGACCTGCCTCAACGTCGGCTGCATCCCCTCCAAGATGTTCGTCTACACGGCCGACGTGGCCCGGGCCACCGAGCACGCGGGACGGCTGGGCCTGGACGCCGCGGTGCACGGTGTGGACTGGCCCGGGATCGTCTCGCGGGTGTTCGACCAGCGCATCGACCCGTTCGCAGCCGGCGGCGAGGCCTACCGGCGCGGTCCGCAGACCCCGAACATCGACGTCTACGACCAGCACGCCGTGTTCGTCGGTGAACGCACCCTGCGCACCGGCCAGGGCACCCACCAGAAGATCATCTCCGCAGACCAGGTGGTCGTCGCGGCGGGCTCGCGCCCGGTGGTCCCCCAGGTGATCGCCGACTCCGGGGTGCACTTCCACACGAACGAGGACATCATGCGGCTGCCCACGCTGCCGAGGTCCCTCGTGATCCTCGGGGGCGGCTACATCGCGATGGAGCTCGGGCACGTCTTCGAGGCCCTCGGCACCGCGGTGACGATCGTCGCCCGCTCGTCCCTGCTGCGCACGCTCGACGCGGACCTGCACGAACCCTTCAACCGGATGGCCGCCGAACGGTTCACCGTCCTCGCCGGGCGCGGCGTCGTCGGCGCCGACCAGGACGCCGACGGGGTCACGCTGCGGCTCGACGACGGCTCAGCCGTGACCGCCGAGGCGCTGCTGGTCGCCACCGGCCGCACGCCCAACGCCGACCTCCTGGACCTCGCCGCCGCCGGCATCGCGACGACCGACGACGGGCGCGTCGACGTCGACCCGAACGGCCGCTCGACCTCCGCGCCGGGGGTGTGGGCCCTGGGCGACGTCTCGTCGCCGTTCATGCTCAAGCACGTCGCCAACGCCGAGATGCGCGCGGTGCGCCACAACCTGCTCCACCCCGAGGACCTGCGCCGCATGCCCCACGAGAACGTCCCCTCGGCGGTGTTCACCGACCCGCAGGTCGCCACCGTCGGCATGACCGAGCAGCAGGCCCGGGACGCCGGGCACGACGTCGCCACGTCGCTGCAGCGGTACGGGGACGTCGCCTACGGCTGGGCCATGGAGGACACGACCGGGTTGGTGAAGCTCGTCGCAGACCGCACCACCGGGCGGCTGCTGGGAGCCCACTACATGGGTCCGCAGGCCTCCACCCTCATCCAGCAGATGATCACCGTGATGGCCTTCGACCTCGACGTGCGCGAGGTCGCCGACCGGCAGTACTGGATCCACCCCGCGCTGCCCGAGGTCACCGAGAACGCGCTGCTCGGCCTCGACCTCACCTGA
- a CDS encoding ABC transporter substrate-binding protein, producing the protein MRIPTAAKAAAALITASLVLTACSADASDTEAGSGSTSATGFSDEIVIGSTNEPTGLVRNVGGSSGISQTMTRNVYEGLTSVDVDGTVVPTLAESWDVSEDGLTYTFHLQQGVTFHDGTPFTAADVAWSISEAIGPDSKSARKNDLLVITDIAQPDEETVELTLSRRSQSLLFNLASVTVVKDGDTELTSDNGTGPYRFVEWTQGDHLTIERNADYWGEQPKNEGVTFRFFKDTTALNNALLTGDLDLVIAEDSPDQLLQFEGNDDFTITEGTSTTKQLWAFNDREAPFDDVRVRQALYKALDRERILDTVWDGYGQVIGSMVPPTDPWFIENLADEHAYDPAAAEALLDEAGVSDLEITVDYVAGEPSDTIAQLIQTDLADVGVTLTLNPIDDATWYQKIYTDHDFETTIMGHVNPRDVVWYANPDFYWGYDNADVQQWVADADAATSEEEQVELLTQVNQTIGEEAATAWLYLDPQIRVARSEISGFPVDQVTESFYVADIVRAD; encoded by the coding sequence GTGCGAATCCCCACCGCGGCCAAGGCCGCAGCGGCCCTGATCACCGCCTCCCTCGTCCTCACCGCGTGCTCCGCAGACGCCTCGGACACCGAGGCGGGCTCCGGCAGCACCTCGGCGACCGGGTTCTCCGACGAGATCGTCATCGGCTCGACCAACGAGCCCACCGGCCTGGTCCGCAACGTCGGCGGCAGCTCCGGCATCTCGCAGACCATGACGCGCAACGTCTACGAGGGCCTCACCTCGGTCGACGTGGACGGCACCGTGGTCCCCACGCTCGCCGAGTCCTGGGACGTGTCCGAGGACGGCCTCACCTACACCTTCCACCTGCAGCAGGGCGTCACCTTCCACGACGGCACGCCGTTCACCGCGGCCGACGTCGCGTGGAGCATCTCGGAGGCCATCGGCCCCGACTCCAAGAGCGCTCGCAAGAACGACCTCCTCGTCATCACCGACATCGCCCAGCCCGACGAGGAGACCGTGGAGCTCACGCTCTCGCGCCGCAGCCAGTCGCTGCTGTTCAACCTCGCGTCGGTCACCGTCGTCAAGGACGGCGACACGGAGCTCACCAGCGACAACGGCACGGGGCCGTACCGGTTCGTCGAGTGGACGCAGGGCGACCACCTCACCATCGAGCGCAACGCCGACTACTGGGGCGAGCAGCCCAAGAACGAGGGCGTGACCTTCCGGTTCTTCAAGGACACCACCGCGCTCAACAACGCGCTGCTCACCGGTGACCTCGACCTCGTCATCGCCGAGGACTCCCCGGACCAGCTCCTCCAGTTCGAGGGCAACGACGACTTCACCATCACCGAGGGCACCTCGACCACCAAGCAGCTGTGGGCCTTCAACGACCGCGAGGCTCCCTTCGACGACGTCCGCGTCCGCCAGGCGCTCTACAAGGCTCTCGACCGCGAGCGCATCCTCGACACCGTGTGGGATGGCTACGGCCAGGTCATCGGCTCGATGGTCCCCCCGACGGACCCGTGGTTCATCGAGAACCTGGCCGACGAGCACGCCTACGACCCCGCAGCCGCCGAGGCGCTCCTCGACGAGGCCGGCGTGTCCGACCTCGAGATCACGGTCGACTACGTGGCGGGCGAGCCGTCCGACACGATCGCGCAGCTCATCCAGACGGACCTCGCGGACGTGGGTGTCACGCTGACGCTCAACCCGATCGACGACGCGACCTGGTACCAGAAGATCTACACGGACCACGACTTCGAGACGACGATCATGGGTCACGTGAACCCGCGCGACGTCGTCTGGTACGCGAACCCGGACTTCTACTGGGGCTACGACAACGCGGACGTCCAGCAGTGGGTGGCTGACGCCGACGCGGCGACGTCCGAGGAGGAGCAGGTCGAGCTGCTCACGCAGGTCAACCAGACCATCGGCGAGGAGGCGGCCACGGCGTGGCTGTACCTCGACCCGCAGATCCGCGTGGCCCGCTCGGAGATCAGCGGCTTCCCGGTCGACCAGGTGACGGAGAGCTTCTACGTCGCCGACATCGTCCGCGCTGACTGA
- a CDS encoding ABC transporter permease codes for MAVRLVTLVVSLVLAAVVVFVVLRLLPGDSAGTTLGVGTTTDQLDQLRSELGTDRSALTQLGQWAGALLSGDLGTSFVSRLPVGELISSKLPITVPLSLAAFVLSVLVSVPLGVIAAVRRRGVIGVAVSAVSQLGVAVPVFWVGVLLVWVFALRLGVLPPGGFPRQGWDDPAAAVRSLVLPVVTVSIAMSSVMVRYVRSATLDVLDQDYIRTARSLGYGRWQALARHGLRNGAVPVVAILGIELATSLLGAVVIENVFALPGLGTLLLDSVNGRDLPVVQALVLAITAVVLVVNFFVDLLQRAIDPRLRHGSTLGTSGGSR; via the coding sequence GTGGCGGTCCGCCTCGTGACCCTCGTCGTGTCGCTCGTGCTCGCGGCCGTCGTGGTGTTCGTCGTGCTGCGCCTCCTCCCGGGGGACAGCGCGGGCACGACGCTGGGTGTGGGGACGACGACGGACCAGCTGGACCAGCTGCGCAGCGAGCTGGGCACCGACCGGTCGGCGCTGACGCAGCTGGGCCAGTGGGCCGGGGCTCTCCTGTCGGGCGACCTCGGCACGTCCTTCGTGTCGAGGCTGCCGGTCGGCGAGCTCATCAGCAGCAAGCTCCCCATCACGGTGCCGCTGAGCCTGGCGGCCTTCGTGCTGTCGGTGCTCGTGTCGGTGCCGCTCGGCGTGATCGCCGCGGTCAGGCGCCGCGGCGTGATCGGCGTCGCGGTGTCGGCGGTCTCCCAGCTGGGGGTCGCGGTCCCGGTGTTCTGGGTGGGCGTGCTGCTCGTGTGGGTCTTCGCGCTGCGCCTCGGGGTGCTGCCGCCGGGCGGGTTCCCACGGCAGGGCTGGGACGACCCGGCCGCCGCGGTCCGGTCGCTCGTGCTGCCCGTGGTCACGGTGTCGATCGCGATGTCGTCGGTGATGGTCCGGTACGTGCGGTCGGCGACGCTCGACGTCCTCGACCAGGACTACATCAGGACGGCACGGTCGCTCGGCTATGGCCGGTGGCAGGCGCTCGCGCGGCACGGTCTGCGCAACGGCGCGGTTCCGGTGGTCGCGATCCTCGGCATCGAGCTCGCGACGTCGCTGCTCGGCGCGGTGGTCATCGAGAACGTGTTCGCCCTGCCGGGCCTGGGCACGCTGCTGCTCGACTCGGTCAACGGCCGGGACCTCCCCGTGGTCCAGGCGCTCGTCCTGGCGATCACGGCGGTGGTGCTCGTCGTCAACTTCTTCGTCGACCTGCTGCAGCGGGCCATCGACCCGCGCCTGCGGCACGGGTCGACGCTCGGCACGTCAGGAGGCTCGCGATGA
- a CDS encoding ABC transporter permease, producing MTDQLDAPRVPAGADAEKSETEKVEVTAPRRASARRLRSPSFVAGASMVSVVVLVGLVAFFWTPYTIGSRGTGERLGGPSAEFWLGTDKLGRDVLSQLMAGATNAVVVAVCSVAIAAAIGITLGILAASTTRWVDVAVLNVVDLMIAFPTLLLAMLIVTVRGASLSSVIAAIGISGAAVIARITRVNASRVLREDYVVAAAASGTGWWGTVRRHVLPNVAPTLLVQLMLLAGAAILAEASLSYLGLGPRPPYASWGRMLNEAQSTITAAPLAAILPGLLIAWTVLGLNLLGDGIRERSDPSLRGDR from the coding sequence ATGACCGACCAGCTGGACGCGCCCCGCGTCCCCGCAGGTGCTGACGCGGAGAAGAGCGAGACTGAGAAGGTCGAGGTCACCGCGCCGCGCCGCGCGTCGGCCCGCCGCCTGCGCAGCCCGTCCTTCGTCGCCGGTGCCTCGATGGTCTCCGTCGTGGTGCTCGTCGGCCTCGTGGCGTTCTTCTGGACCCCGTACACGATCGGCAGCCGGGGGACGGGCGAGCGTCTGGGCGGACCGAGCGCCGAGTTCTGGCTGGGCACGGACAAGCTCGGCCGGGACGTGCTGAGCCAGCTCATGGCGGGCGCCACCAACGCGGTGGTGGTCGCGGTGTGCTCCGTGGCGATCGCGGCCGCGATCGGGATCACGCTCGGCATCCTCGCGGCCTCGACCACCCGGTGGGTCGACGTCGCGGTCCTCAACGTCGTCGACCTCATGATCGCCTTCCCGACGCTGCTGCTCGCGATGCTCATCGTCACGGTGCGCGGTGCGTCGTTGTCGTCCGTCATCGCGGCGATCGGCATCTCGGGTGCGGCGGTGATCGCGCGGATCACGCGGGTCAACGCCTCGCGGGTGCTCCGCGAGGACTACGTGGTCGCCGCCGCCGCGTCGGGCACGGGGTGGTGGGGGACGGTCCGGCGGCACGTGCTGCCCAACGTCGCCCCGACGCTGCTCGTCCAGCTCATGCTGCTGGCCGGGGCCGCGATCCTCGCCGAGGCGTCGTTGTCCTACCTCGGGCTCGGCCCCCGACCGCCCTACGCGTCGTGGGGCCGGATGCTCAACGAGGCGCAGTCGACCATCACGGCGGCGCCGCTCGCCGCGATCCTGCCCGGCCTGCTCATCGCCTGGACGGTGCTGGGCCTCAACCTGCTCGGGGACGGCATCCGCGAGCGCAGCGACCCGAGCCTGCGAGGAGACCGATGA
- a CDS encoding ABC transporter ATP-binding protein → MTGLEVRDLTVRTSGGRTLLDSVSWEVPFGGRLGIIGESGSGKSLTAAAVLGLLPEGMTATGQVLLDGRDLLTLGERAMRRVRGAQVAMVFQEPLTALDPLMTVGRQVAGPLRLHRGVSRARARELTADLFRLVRLDDAERILGSYPWQLSGGQRQRVSLAMALACEPRVLLADEPTTALDVTVQAEMLDLLDDLIERTGTTLVFVSHDLPVVARVARDLVVMRSGQVVEASTVAQALEAPAHPYTRQLLAAARAVSRLPQEDER, encoded by the coding sequence ATGACCGGCCTGGAGGTCCGCGACCTGACGGTGCGCACGTCGGGCGGACGCACACTGCTCGACTCCGTGAGCTGGGAGGTGCCCTTCGGCGGGCGTCTCGGCATCATCGGCGAGTCCGGGTCGGGCAAGTCGCTCACCGCCGCGGCGGTCCTCGGGCTGCTGCCCGAGGGCATGACGGCCACCGGCCAGGTGCTGCTCGACGGGCGTGACCTGCTGACGCTCGGCGAGCGCGCGATGCGCCGGGTCCGTGGGGCGCAGGTCGCGATGGTGTTCCAGGAGCCGCTCACCGCCCTCGACCCGCTGATGACGGTCGGGCGGCAGGTCGCGGGTCCGCTGCGCCTGCACCGCGGGGTGTCCCGCGCGAGGGCTCGCGAGCTCACGGCCGACCTGTTCCGGCTGGTGCGCCTCGACGACGCCGAGCGCATCCTCGGCTCGTACCCGTGGCAGCTGTCGGGAGGCCAGCGTCAGCGCGTCAGCCTCGCGATGGCCCTGGCCTGCGAGCCGCGCGTGCTGCTCGCCGACGAGCCGACCACCGCTCTCGACGTGACGGTCCAGGCCGAGATGCTCGACCTGCTCGACGACCTCATCGAGCGCACCGGGACGACGCTGGTGTTCGTCTCGCACGACCTGCCGGTCGTCGCCCGGGTCGCCCGCGACCTCGTGGTGATGCGCTCGGGGCAGGTGGTCGAGGCGTCGACCGTCGCGCAGGCCCTCGAGGCGCCCGCGCACCCGTACACCCGCCAGCTGCTCGCCGCCGCGCGCGCCGTCAGCCGGCTGCCTCAGGAGGACGAGCGATGA
- a CDS encoding ABC transporter ATP-binding protein: MSEDTAAGESDGAGTTSGVPLLALQGVRREFGGRGRTTTALDGVDIAVHEGRSVGIVGESGAGKSTLLRLMLGLDTPTSGQVTYRGQTLDRRDRARLKRFRREVQVVFQDPRSSLDPRMTVAQIVAEPLQSLRIGADQRERSARVDEVLGWVGLDADARRKYPAQFSGGQRQRIAIARALAPSPKVLVGDEPVSALDVSVRQQIMELLARLRAELGLTLVLVSHDVAIVGQLCEETVVLRGGRVEEAGETRQVLTRPASPYTRALLDAVPTLG; this comes from the coding sequence ATGAGCGAGGACACAGCGGCCGGCGAGAGCGACGGAGCAGGCACGACCTCGGGCGTCCCTCTCCTCGCGCTGCAGGGCGTCCGCCGGGAGTTCGGCGGTCGCGGTCGGACGACAACGGCCCTCGACGGCGTCGACATCGCCGTGCACGAGGGGCGCAGCGTCGGGATCGTGGGGGAGTCCGGGGCGGGGAAGTCGACGCTGCTGCGACTCATGCTCGGCCTGGACACCCCGACGTCGGGGCAGGTCACGTACCGCGGCCAGACCCTCGACCGCCGTGACCGGGCGCGGCTCAAGCGCTTCCGGCGTGAGGTGCAGGTCGTGTTCCAGGACCCGCGCTCGTCGCTGGACCCGCGCATGACCGTCGCGCAGATCGTCGCCGAGCCGCTGCAGTCGCTGCGCATCGGCGCCGACCAGCGCGAGCGTTCTGCGCGCGTCGACGAGGTGCTCGGCTGGGTGGGCCTCGACGCCGACGCGCGGCGCAAGTACCCGGCGCAGTTCTCGGGCGGGCAGCGCCAGCGCATCGCCATCGCGCGGGCCCTCGCCCCGTCGCCGAAGGTGCTCGTCGGCGACGAGCCGGTGAGCGCGCTCGACGTCTCGGTGCGCCAGCAGATCATGGAGCTGCTGGCCCGGCTGCGCGCCGAGCTGGGCCTCACCCTGGTGCTGGTCAGCCACGACGTGGCGATCGTCGGGCAGCTCTGCGAGGAGACCGTCGTGCTGCGCGGCGGTCGCGTCGAGGAGGCGGGCGAGACCCGTCAGGTGCTCACGCGACCGGCGTCGCCGTACACCCGCGCCCTGCTCGACGCGGTGCCGACGCTGGGGTGA
- a CDS encoding ATP-binding protein, with amino-acid sequence MRTSRDNPFQPGSDVVPAVWAGRTAHLSDWRDVLRPRLIDGLFERGRTVLGEPGLGKSSLVRRIADDAERAGDWVTPQIRIALGSDPIKRLATEALRLADKAGLSAAREHRVGRLLERVQSVAVSGASLSLRASEGHEPHTDLTDLLVEIGLAAVDRGNVVLIHLDEIQNITDEVALSQVLIALGDSITRKVEVRVPSIGTVERSLPIAVYLTGLPEFDETSGARKGATFARRFRTTVLEPIDDDDLRSALRLFVVSGWGVSDDAGGVGVVRMEEAATEAIIDLCRGEPFLFQLVGERAWYAGTGSVVTRGEVLDGWRQAQSEAVAHVERILDRLPDRERDFVMAMAELSPGARSLSEIAAAAGFSKAADAGTASQRLDRVRGIISRGRPYTFRHRAVEAFLTSDWPDGTGSSRTL; translated from the coding sequence GTGCGCACATCTCGTGACAATCCATTCCAACCTGGCTCCGACGTCGTCCCGGCCGTCTGGGCCGGTCGGACGGCGCACCTGAGCGACTGGCGTGACGTCCTGAGGCCGAGGCTCATCGACGGGCTCTTCGAGCGAGGACGCACGGTCCTCGGCGAGCCGGGGCTGGGCAAGTCGTCGCTCGTGCGTCGGATCGCTGACGACGCGGAGCGGGCCGGCGACTGGGTGACGCCACAGATTCGGATCGCACTCGGCTCGGACCCGATCAAGCGGCTCGCGACCGAGGCCCTCCGCCTCGCTGACAAGGCGGGCCTGTCTGCGGCTCGGGAGCACCGCGTGGGACGACTCCTCGAACGGGTCCAGTCGGTCGCGGTCAGCGGTGCGTCGCTCTCGCTCCGAGCGTCGGAAGGGCACGAGCCGCACACAGACCTGACTGACCTCTTGGTCGAGATCGGCCTCGCCGCGGTCGACCGGGGGAACGTGGTCCTCATCCACCTCGACGAGATCCAGAACATCACCGACGAGGTCGCGCTCTCGCAGGTGCTCATCGCCCTCGGCGACTCGATCACCCGGAAGGTCGAGGTGCGCGTCCCCTCGATCGGTACCGTCGAGCGTTCGCTGCCCATCGCGGTGTACCTGACGGGGTTGCCGGAGTTCGACGAGACGTCAGGGGCTCGGAAGGGTGCGACGTTCGCCCGTCGGTTCCGCACCACCGTCCTCGAGCCGATCGACGACGACGACCTGCGCAGTGCCCTGCGTCTGTTCGTCGTCTCCGGGTGGGGGGTCTCGGACGACGCCGGCGGCGTGGGTGTCGTCCGGATGGAGGAGGCTGCGACCGAGGCGATCATCGACCTCTGCCGCGGAGAGCCGTTCCTGTTCCAGCTGGTGGGCGAGCGGGCCTGGTATGCAGGGACTGGATCCGTGGTCACTCGCGGCGAGGTCCTCGACGGGTGGCGTCAGGCGCAGTCGGAGGCCGTCGCTCACGTCGAACGGATCCTCGACAGGTTGCCTGACCGAGAGCGTGACTTCGTCATGGCGATGGCCGAGCTGTCCCCGGGAGCACGGTCTTTGTCCGAGATCGCGGCCGCGGCCGGGTTCTCGAAGGCTGCCGACGCGGGGACCGCCTCGCAGCGCCTGGACCGTGTGCGCGGGATCATCAGCCGAGGGCGGCCCTACACGTTCCGCCACCGCGCGGTCGAGGCGTTCCTCACGAGCGACTGGCCGGACGGCACCGGGTCCTCGCGGACCCTCTGA